In the Geobacter sp. FeAm09 genome, one interval contains:
- the hpnJ gene encoding hopanoid biosynthesis associated radical SAM protein HpnJ yields MKPLFLNPPTFEDFDGGAGARYQASREVTSFWYPTWLCYPAGMIEGSRVVDAPVQRLSIEECLAIAKDYDLVVMYTSTPTLKIDIETARRIKAQKPGTVTVLTGPHVTIQPEESLKAGAGIIDIVCRGEFDYAVKELCEGREWERVEGISFLRNGQAVHTPDRPILTDLDALPFVAPIYKRDLPIKDYIIPHFKSPYVAIYTSRGCPAKCTFCLWPQTYSGQKMRTRSPQSVYEEVKWIKENLPEVRDISFDDDTFSADKKHARAVAELIKPLGVSWVINARANCDFETLKVMRDAGLHHVIVGFESGNAQILKNIKKGVTKEQAIQFVKDCKKLGITIHGAFIMGLPGETKETIQETIAYAKMLDLESIQVSLASPYPGTEFFEQCKREGWIASDAYIDDTGHQMCVINYPHLSNAEIFKAVEDFYNKFYFRPKYILRSIGKMIVNGEERRKLLKEGKQYLDYMRKRKQTAS; encoded by the coding sequence ATGAAACCACTCTTTTTAAATCCTCCCACCTTCGAGGACTTTGACGGCGGCGCCGGCGCCCGCTACCAGGCATCCCGCGAGGTGACCTCATTCTGGTATCCCACCTGGCTCTGCTATCCGGCCGGGATGATCGAGGGGAGCCGCGTCGTGGACGCGCCGGTGCAGCGTCTCTCCATCGAGGAGTGCCTGGCTATCGCCAAGGATTACGATCTGGTGGTGATGTACACCTCCACGCCGACCCTGAAGATCGACATCGAGACCGCACGCCGCATCAAGGCCCAGAAGCCGGGGACCGTCACGGTCCTGACCGGTCCGCACGTCACCATCCAGCCGGAGGAATCCCTCAAGGCCGGCGCAGGCATCATCGACATCGTCTGCCGCGGCGAGTTCGATTACGCCGTCAAGGAGTTGTGCGAGGGGCGTGAGTGGGAGCGTGTGGAGGGGATCAGCTTCCTGCGCAACGGGCAGGCGGTCCACACCCCGGACCGGCCGATTCTCACCGACCTGGACGCGCTGCCGTTCGTGGCGCCGATCTACAAACGCGACCTGCCGATCAAGGACTACATCATCCCCCATTTCAAGAGCCCCTACGTGGCGATCTACACCAGCCGGGGCTGCCCGGCCAAGTGCACCTTCTGCCTCTGGCCCCAGACCTATTCCGGCCAGAAGATGCGGACCCGCTCCCCCCAGAGCGTCTACGAAGAGGTCAAGTGGATCAAGGAAAACCTCCCCGAGGTGCGGGACATCTCCTTTGACGACGACACCTTTTCGGCGGACAAGAAACACGCCCGCGCGGTGGCCGAACTGATCAAGCCCCTGGGCGTCTCATGGGTGATCAACGCCCGCGCCAACTGCGACTTCGAGACCCTCAAGGTCATGCGCGACGCCGGCCTGCACCACGTCATCGTCGGCTTCGAGAGCGGCAACGCCCAAATCCTCAAGAACATCAAGAAGGGGGTCACCAAGGAACAGGCCATCCAGTTCGTCAAGGATTGCAAGAAGCTGGGGATCACCATCCATGGCGCCTTCATCATGGGGTTGCCGGGCGAGACGAAGGAGACCATCCAGGAAACCATCGCCTACGCCAAGATGCTGGACCTGGAGTCGATCCAGGTATCCCTGGCCTCCCCCTACCCCGGCACCGAGTTCTTCGAGCAGTGCAAGCGGGAGGGGTGGATCGCCTCGGACGCCTACATCGACGACACCGGGCACCAGATGTGCGTCATCAACTACCCGCATCTCTCCAACGCCGAGATCTTCAAGGCGGTGGAGGATTTTTACAACAAGTTCTACTTCCGCCCCAAATACATCCTGCGCAGCATCGGCAAGATGATCGTCAACGGCGAGGAGCGCAGAAAGCTGCTCAAGGAAGGGAAACAGTACCTCGACTACATGCGCAAGCGCAAACAGACGGCGTCCTGA
- the hpnK gene encoding hopanoid biosynthesis-associated protein HpnK, whose translation MRRLIITSDDFGLSPGVNAAVEKAWRDGILTCASIMPGGAAFDEAVAIARRNPGLQVGLHLTLVQGSAVLPPEKIPGLVDAAGTFRDNPVAAGMRYFFDKGLYKQLQREIEAQIGRVQDAGIPVTHIDGHLNIHLHPTVFAFLRELMPRYGITSLRLSRERLMHNLAFDRERIAGKALERVIFGALSSQALPELKRLGVRHAQEVKGVLNSGRMSEAYILGILDGLEEGLTEIYFHPGILPDSEITRRMPDYRHEDELAAITSPRIRRKLADLSIELTNYRGDRKPYV comes from the coding sequence ATGAGACGACTCATCATCACCTCCGACGACTTCGGCCTCTCCCCCGGCGTCAACGCCGCCGTGGAAAAGGCCTGGCGCGACGGCATCCTGACCTGCGCCTCGATCATGCCGGGGGGGGCGGCGTTCGACGAAGCGGTGGCGATCGCCCGCCGCAATCCCGGCCTGCAGGTGGGTCTGCACCTGACCCTGGTCCAGGGCTCCGCCGTGCTGCCGCCTGAGAAGATCCCCGGCCTGGTGGATGCCGCCGGCACCTTCAGGGACAACCCCGTAGCCGCCGGCATGCGCTATTTCTTCGACAAGGGGCTGTACAAACAGTTGCAACGGGAGATCGAGGCCCAGATCGGGCGGGTGCAGGATGCCGGCATCCCGGTGACGCACATCGACGGGCACCTCAACATCCACCTGCACCCCACGGTGTTCGCGTTTCTCCGGGAATTGATGCCCCGCTACGGCATCACCAGCCTCCGCCTCTCGCGGGAGCGCCTCATGCACAACCTGGCCTTCGACCGCGAGCGCATCGCGGGGAAGGCCCTGGAACGGGTCATCTTCGGAGCCCTCTCCTCCCAGGCCCTGCCGGAACTGAAACGGCTGGGCGTCCGCCACGCGCAGGAGGTCAAGGGGGTCCTCAACTCCGGCCGGATGAGCGAGGCGTACATCCTGGGCATCCTGGACGGGCTGGAAGAAGGGCTGACGGAAATATACTTCCATCCCGGCATCCTGCCGGACAGCGAGATTACCCGCCGCATGCCGGATTACCGTCACGAGGACGAACTGGCCGCCATCACCAGCCCGCGGATCAGGCGGAAACTGGCGGATTTGAGCATAGAATTGACCAATTATCGGGGAGACAGGAAACCGTATGTTTAA